In Gemmatimonadaceae bacterium, one DNA window encodes the following:
- a CDS encoding ATP-dependent Clp protease ATP-binding subunit — MNGYNFTERVRKVLAMAREEAARLHHEYVGTEHILLGLIREGEGVAAAVLQNLAVDLEEVQQKIEETVKKGKAAQATGPDLPYTSRAKKVLELAMGEARELNHSYVGTEHLLLGLLREEKGIAANVLSDAGVNLEAARAETLRLLGTEMPQGQGGQAPGAAQTPASGKGEKKSKTPALDHFCRDLTQLAAEGQLDPTIGRAKEIERVMEVLSRRKKNNPVLIGEPGVGKTAIVEGLAQLIANNECPDSLRDNRVLSLDMAAVIAGTKYRGQFEERLKAVMNEIAQNKQIILFIDELHTLVGAGAAEGAIDASNMLKPALARGELQCVGASTLNEYRKYIEKDGALERRFQTVVVDPPSIDETVEILRGLRAKYEDHHRVTIPDDTLGIAAKLSERYITDRFLPDKAIDVIDEAGARARLAAQVPPPEVADLKAKLEKVNAEKDAAVRDQNFEKAASLRDNERELQQEIRARQEDWEQKRQSMRPVLGEEEIAFIVSRWTGIPVTRLQEAETARLLRMEEELHEAVVAQEDAIKAIARSIRRSRAGLKDPRRPIGSFIFCGPTGVGKTELARALAKFLFADTSALIRVDMSEYMEKFSVSRLIGAPPGYVGYEDSGTLTKAVRRKPYSVILLDEIEKAHPDVFNILLQVLDEGHLTDNYGRMIDFKNTVVIMTSNVGAKDITKKGTLGFSGGNAAQDFERLADKVKEELQHAFNPEFLNRLDDTIVFHPLSREHIGQIVSILLKDVQKRLGEEELTLKLTEPAVDFLVKHGYDPSYGARPLKRAIQRWIEDPLSERILLAEFSRGDEIEVDVSEDGAKLMFKAPATTPK; from the coding sequence ATGAACGGCTACAACTTCACGGAGCGCGTACGGAAGGTTCTCGCGATGGCCCGCGAGGAGGCGGCCCGTCTGCACCACGAATACGTGGGCACGGAGCACATCCTGCTGGGGCTGATTCGCGAGGGTGAGGGCGTCGCGGCAGCGGTGCTCCAGAACCTTGCCGTGGACCTCGAGGAGGTCCAGCAGAAGATCGAGGAGACCGTCAAGAAGGGCAAAGCTGCCCAGGCGACCGGTCCCGATCTCCCGTATACCTCGCGCGCCAAGAAGGTTCTGGAGCTCGCCATGGGCGAGGCCCGCGAGCTCAACCACTCATACGTCGGCACCGAGCACCTGCTGCTGGGCCTGCTCCGCGAGGAGAAGGGCATCGCGGCCAACGTGCTGTCGGACGCCGGCGTGAACCTCGAGGCCGCGCGCGCCGAGACGCTGCGCCTGCTGGGCACGGAGATGCCGCAGGGGCAGGGCGGCCAGGCCCCGGGTGCAGCGCAGACCCCGGCCTCTGGTAAGGGCGAGAAGAAGTCCAAGACGCCGGCGCTCGACCACTTCTGCCGCGACCTCACGCAGTTGGCGGCCGAGGGCCAGTTGGACCCGACCATCGGACGCGCCAAGGAGATCGAGCGCGTGATGGAGGTGCTCTCGCGCCGCAAGAAGAACAACCCGGTGCTCATCGGCGAGCCAGGTGTGGGCAAGACGGCCATCGTCGAAGGCCTCGCCCAGCTGATTGCCAACAACGAGTGCCCGGATTCGCTGCGCGACAACCGCGTGCTCTCGCTGGACATGGCGGCCGTCATCGCCGGCACCAAATACCGCGGCCAGTTCGAGGAGCGGCTCAAGGCCGTGATGAACGAGATCGCGCAGAACAAGCAGATCATCCTGTTCATCGACGAGTTGCACACGCTGGTCGGTGCGGGTGCGGCCGAAGGCGCGATCGACGCCAGCAACATGCTCAAGCCCGCGCTGGCGCGTGGCGAGCTGCAGTGTGTGGGCGCCTCGACGCTGAACGAGTACCGCAAGTACATCGAGAAGGACGGCGCGCTGGAGCGCCGCTTCCAGACTGTGGTCGTGGATCCGCCTTCGATTGACGAGACGGTGGAGATCCTGCGCGGCCTGCGGGCCAAGTACGAGGACCACCACCGCGTCACGATCCCCGACGATACGCTGGGCATCGCCGCGAAACTCTCCGAGCGCTACATCACGGATCGATTCCTGCCGGACAAGGCCATCGACGTGATTGATGAGGCGGGGGCGCGAGCGCGCCTGGCCGCGCAGGTGCCGCCGCCGGAGGTCGCCGACCTCAAGGCCAAGCTCGAGAAGGTGAACGCGGAGAAGGACGCGGCGGTGCGCGACCAGAACTTCGAGAAGGCGGCCTCGCTGCGCGACAACGAGCGCGAGCTGCAGCAGGAGATCCGCGCCCGCCAGGAGGACTGGGAGCAGAAGCGGCAGTCCATGCGGCCGGTGCTCGGCGAGGAGGAGATCGCCTTCATCGTGAGCCGTTGGACGGGCATCCCCGTGACGCGGCTGCAGGAGGCCGAGACGGCGCGCCTGCTGCGCATGGAGGAGGAGCTGCACGAGGCCGTGGTGGCGCAGGAGGACGCGATCAAGGCGATCGCGCGCTCCATCCGCCGCAGCCGCGCGGGGCTCAAGGACCCGCGCCGGCCGATCGGCTCGTTCATCTTCTGCGGTCCGACGGGTGTGGGCAAGACGGAACTGGCGCGCGCCCTGGCCAAGTTCCTGTTCGCCGACACCTCGGCGCTGATCCGCGTGGATATGAGCGAGTATATGGAGAAGTTCTCCGTGTCTCGGCTCATCGGCGCGCCGCCGGGCTACGTGGGCTACGAGGACTCGGGCACGCTCACCAAGGCCGTGCGGCGGAAGCCCTACAGCGTCATCCTGCTCGACGAGATCGAGAAGGCGCATCCGGACGTGTTCAACATCCTGCTGCAGGTGCTGGACGAAGGCCATCTGACGGACAACTACGGCCGGATGATCGACTTCAAGAACACTGTGGTGATCATGACGTCGAACGTGGGCGCCAAGGACATCACGAAGAAGGGTACCTTGGGCTTCAGCGGCGGCAACGCCGCGCAGGACTTCGAGCGGCTTGCGGACAAGGTGAAGGAGGAGTTGCAGCACGCCTTCAACCCCGAGTTCCTGAACCGGCTCGACGACACGATCGTGTTCCACCCGTTGTCGCGCGAGCACATTGGGCAGATCGTCTCGATCCTGCTCAAGGACGTGCAGAAGCGGCTGGGCGAGGAGGAGCTGACGCTGAAGCTCACCGAGCCCGCGGTGGACTTCCTCGTCAAGCACGGCTACGACCCCAGCTACGGCGCGCGTCCGCTCAAGCGGGCCATCCAGCGCTGGATCGAGGACCCGCTCTCGGAGCGGATCCTGCTGGCCGAGTTCAGCCGTGGGGACGAGATCGAGGTGGACGTGTCGGAGGACGGGGCCAAGCTCATGTTCAAGGCCCCCGCGACCACCCCAAAGTAG